From one Chryseobacterium sp. 3008163 genomic stretch:
- a CDS encoding peroxiredoxin-like family protein, with protein sequence MKGLETQIEELNENLAKQLPTKVLEVFGKSIQDLKTKNIEENSIATGDRFPDFSLPNTNNEIVKLQELLQNGKVIVAFFRGSWCPYCNLELKALQDSLKQITDRKATLVAISPQTVDYSEELKDNHILDFELLTDKNNALAKQLGISFGLQDYVIPTYGSLGIELSEYNENDNNELPVPAVFVIDTNGRITYRFVDTNYMKRINIKELIEQL encoded by the coding sequence ATGAAGGGTTTAGAAACACAAATAGAAGAACTAAATGAAAATTTAGCCAAACAACTTCCGACAAAAGTTTTAGAGGTATTCGGGAAATCTATTCAGGATTTGAAAACCAAGAACATCGAAGAAAACAGTATCGCGACAGGTGATAGGTTTCCTGATTTTAGTCTGCCCAATACAAACAATGAAATCGTAAAGTTACAAGAGCTTCTACAAAACGGAAAAGTGATTGTAGCTTTTTTTCGTGGCAGTTGGTGTCCTTATTGCAATCTTGAATTGAAAGCATTGCAAGACAGTCTGAAACAGATTACCGACAGAAAAGCAACACTTGTGGCAATCTCACCGCAAACTGTTGATTATAGCGAAGAATTAAAGGATAATCACATTTTAGATTTTGAATTATTGACGGACAAAAACAATGCTTTGGCTAAACAGCTTGGTATTTCATTCGGACTTCAGGATTATGTTATTCCTACTTATGGTAGTTTAGGTATTGAGCTGTCAGAATACAACGAAAATGATAATAACGAATTGCCTGTGCCTGCCGTTTTCGTAATAGATACAAATGGTCGCATTACGTACAGGTTTGTTGACACCAATTATATGAAGAGGATAAATATCAAAGAATTGATTGAGCAATTATGA
- a CDS encoding DNA alkylation repair protein: MTEIKRKGARSTKDIPANILVQLNRGEIETANLVEWLAVDQRLLLENLLVEHQKPHYLKPILSKIDQLKKQTVNTINEAIGTGLFEQATQNNDKEFLAIISKHNADLVRCWTTYTIGKNKKLNITEMLKQIQPFSADKHFGVREISWLAVRAKIAQNLTKSIEILSGWTNHKDENIRRFASEATRPRGVWCEHIEELKQNPELALSILEPLKSDKLKYVQDSVGNWLNDASKTQPEFVQKLCQRWEKESDTKETKYITKKALRTINK, encoded by the coding sequence ATGACAGAAATAAAAAGAAAAGGAGCAAGAAGCACAAAGGATATTCCGGCAAATATTTTAGTACAGCTTAATCGTGGGGAAATTGAGACAGCCAATCTCGTAGAATGGTTGGCTGTTGACCAACGCCTTTTATTGGAAAACTTACTTGTAGAACATCAAAAACCCCATTATTTAAAGCCTATTCTTTCAAAAATTGACCAACTTAAAAAACAAACCGTCAATACGATAAACGAAGCTATCGGAACAGGACTATTTGAACAGGCAACACAAAATAATGACAAAGAATTTTTAGCAATTATATCAAAGCATAATGCTGATTTAGTGCGTTGTTGGACAACTTATACCATTGGTAAAAATAAAAAGCTGAACATTACGGAAATGCTTAAACAAATCCAGCCTTTTTCAGCGGATAAGCATTTTGGCGTAAGGGAGATCAGTTGGTTGGCTGTAAGAGCGAAAATTGCTCAAAATCTTACCAAGAGTATCGAAATATTGTCAGGCTGGACAAATCATAAAGACGAAAACATAAGACGTTTTGCAAGCGAAGCAACCCGACCTCGTGGCGTTTGGTGCGAACACATTGAAGAATTAAAACAAAATCCCGAATTGGCTTTGTCAATTTTAGAACCGTTAAAGTCTGATAAATTAAAATACGTTCAGGATAGCGTTGGTAATTGGTTGAACGATGCAAGTAAAACGCAACCCGAATTTGTTCAAAAACTTTGCCAACGTTGGGAAAAAGAAAGTGATACGAAAGAAACAAAGTACATCACGAAAAAAGCATTGAGGACTATCAATAAGTAA
- a CDS encoding serine hydrolase domain-containing protein codes for MKETFKTVNSILLLIIALFSQQVIAQNTADSIDTFIKEKMTQLKIPGLQLAIIKNGKLDKLQNYGFSSIEHQVPTNSRTTFSINSITKAFVGIAIMQLQEQGKLNINNPISSHISDISENWKSITIKQLLSNVSGLPNNIDGKEQLLGDGLESKNWEMVKKLPMEFKPGEKFSYNQTGYYILGRIINSLSGQHFTQFIEENQFKPCQMTSTRFGDSDDIIPNNSNSYSTIFNDGGKWINDGKLHNSYISFPLFFRTATGIISTSEDLSKWLIALQNGELLKNKESISQMFTTTKLNNGEIGGFNKLTNGYALGWPTVERDEHRAVAPVGGMRSTLFVYPKDNLSIVVLTNLQGSNPEWFVDEIAGYYFPDMKIKNGFGLSKNLKLLRQNLIKNNYQNPYNNYQKLRQTNQNYTLTEEEVNTWGYQLLEQDKKNEALQIFKLNTLLFPKSWNVYDSYGETLETLENRKEAVINYRKSLELNPDNTNARKYLDDKK; via the coding sequence ATGAAAGAAACATTCAAAACTGTTAACTCAATCTTGCTACTTATCATAGCATTATTTTCACAACAAGTAATAGCGCAAAATACTGCTGATAGCATTGATACTTTTATCAAAGAGAAGATGACCCAACTCAAAATACCGGGACTTCAATTGGCTATAATCAAAAATGGAAAATTAGATAAGTTACAAAATTATGGTTTCTCAAGTATAGAGCATCAGGTCCCTACAAATTCAAGAACAACTTTTTCTATTAATTCTATAACGAAGGCTTTTGTGGGAATTGCCATTATGCAATTGCAAGAGCAGGGAAAACTAAATATTAATAATCCCATTTCTTCTCATATTTCGGATATTTCGGAAAATTGGAAATCAATTACAATCAAACAATTATTAAGCAATGTTTCTGGACTTCCAAACAATATAGATGGCAAGGAACAACTCTTGGGAGATGGCCTGGAAAGTAAAAATTGGGAAATGGTTAAGAAATTGCCAATGGAATTTAAACCTGGTGAAAAATTTAGTTACAATCAAACTGGTTATTATATTTTAGGAAGAATTATTAATTCACTAAGTGGTCAACATTTCACACAATTCATAGAAGAAAATCAATTCAAACCTTGTCAAATGACTTCTACCCGATTTGGAGATTCTGATGATATTATTCCCAATAATTCAAATTCATATTCAACGATTTTTAATGATGGCGGTAAATGGATTAATGACGGAAAATTACACAATTCGTATATTTCATTCCCTTTGTTTTTTAGAACTGCAACCGGAATTATTTCTACTTCCGAAGATTTAAGTAAATGGCTTATTGCTTTACAAAATGGGGAACTATTAAAAAACAAAGAAAGCATCAGTCAAATGTTTACTACAACAAAATTAAACAACGGTGAAATTGGTGGGTTCAATAAATTGACAAACGGTTATGCTTTAGGATGGCCAACTGTAGAAAGAGACGAACACCGTGCTGTAGCACCAGTCGGCGGAATGCGTTCTACTTTATTTGTATACCCAAAAGATAATTTATCTATTGTGGTATTAACGAATCTTCAAGGTTCAAATCCAGAATGGTTCGTAGATGAAATTGCAGGATATTATTTCCCTGATATGAAAATAAAAAATGGCTTTGGCCTCAGCAAAAATTTAAAATTATTACGTCAAAACCTTATAAAAAACAACTATCAAAACCCTTATAATAATTATCAAAAGTTAAGACAAACAAATCAAAATTACACCTTAACGGAAGAAGAAGTGAACACTTGGGGGTATCAACTATTGGAACAAGATAAAAAAAATGAAGCATTGCAGATTTTTAAGTTAAATACACTTTTATTCCCTAAAAGTTGGAATGTATATGATAGCTATGGTGAAACCCTAGAAACTTTAGAAAACCGAAAAGAAGCAGTTATTAATTATAGAAAATCTTTGGAACTAAATCCAGACAATACAAATGCCCGCAAATATTTAGACGATAAAAAATAA
- a CDS encoding helix-turn-helix domain-containing protein yields the protein MKIKVYSPLNPLLTKYIECIYILTHTSEEKPAKYITFPSIFTIVSSSEKSKSINKGNQLIIRQCDDNAVETNLVSDFNKPVYVQYEGKINEITIYFKPLAINSFLEHELSHYNSSNFSEFSPYEDYRKAMIEILSLQNDIEKIEAVERYWLSKLREFQHHFLETVLSEMMCDENDAVTITELCEKNAISRTTLNKHFGRHICKTPSQFKKILRFRNAVNKYASKNARNNLTDIAYGVDYFDQSHMIREFKSVTGFSPKVFFEKTTALEKKQIHWLFL from the coding sequence ATGAAAATAAAAGTTTATTCTCCTTTAAATCCTTTACTTACAAAATACATTGAGTGTATCTATATACTCACCCATACCTCTGAAGAAAAACCCGCCAAATACATCACCTTTCCATCTATTTTTACCATTGTATCAAGCAGTGAAAAATCAAAATCTATTAATAAAGGAAATCAATTAATCATCAGGCAGTGCGATGACAATGCGGTTGAAACCAATTTGGTATCTGATTTCAATAAGCCGGTGTATGTACAATATGAAGGGAAAATAAACGAAATCACGATCTATTTCAAACCGTTGGCTATTAATTCATTTTTGGAGCACGAATTAAGCCATTACAACAGTTCAAACTTTTCTGAATTTTCACCTTATGAAGACTATAGAAAAGCGATGATCGAAATTCTTTCTTTACAAAATGATATCGAAAAAATTGAGGCTGTTGAAAGGTATTGGTTGTCCAAATTAAGAGAATTTCAGCATCATTTCCTTGAAACTGTTTTGTCTGAAATGATGTGTGATGAAAATGACGCTGTAACCATTACAGAACTGTGCGAAAAAAATGCTATTTCGCGTACCACACTGAACAAACACTTTGGCAGACATATCTGTAAAACACCATCTCAATTCAAAAAGATTCTAAGGTTTAGAAATGCGGTTAATAAATACGCATCAAAAAACGCAAGAAACAACTTAACGGATATCGCCTATGGTGTTGATTATTTTGACCAGTCGCATATGATAAGAGAATTCAAATCAGTGACAGGGTTCTCTCCCAAAGTTTTTTTTGAAAAAACGACTGCGCTGGAAAAAAAACAAATTCACTGGCTGTTTTTATAG
- a CDS encoding serine hydrolase, with amino-acid sequence MKSIVDPIKAHLKILEKENNLSGVVLIAKDGKPIYREAFGFSNLPDGVKNKPDTKFNLASINKMFTATAIMQLVESGKISLQDKIGQYLTDYPNKTVADSVTIHQLLTHTSGMQSFWEEYDKLAKVNFKTVSDYLPLFVDKKLAFAPGSDFYYSNSGYMVLGLIIEKVSGQNYFDFVKEHIYQPAKMINTDAYELDNAIPNLATGYTMSLEEPGQWKNNIFSNLAKGTPAGGGYSTADDLLNFANALQNNILLSKENVTLCTSGKVKYREGMYGYGFEENTINGHRIIGHTGGHDGIACEIMIYPDLGYTVVILTNGEVENYWEASNLIKKQLVGSTPSIDNFFYTKDIIKTVCDKGYEASIKEIEKNSKKYSLRENLIERYGFKLLFEKKTNQAIDLFKLNLHFFPNSTYGYYYISEAYRVSGQKKQAIEYLKLYIEKEPEDHDAQLKYKLLMK; translated from the coding sequence TTGAAAAGTATCGTTGATCCGATAAAGGCTCACTTAAAAATTCTTGAAAAAGAGAATAATCTAAGCGGTGTTGTTCTTATTGCAAAAGATGGCAAACCAATCTATAGAGAAGCCTTTGGTTTTTCCAATTTGCCGGACGGTGTTAAAAATAAACCGGACACGAAGTTCAACTTAGCTTCTATTAATAAGATGTTCACAGCAACGGCTATTATGCAATTGGTAGAATCCGGGAAAATTTCGCTTCAAGATAAAATAGGCCAATATCTTACAGATTATCCTAATAAAACGGTGGCCGACTCTGTGACCATCCATCAATTATTAACGCACACTTCAGGAATGCAGAGTTTTTGGGAGGAATATGACAAACTTGCAAAAGTAAACTTCAAAACAGTTTCTGATTACCTTCCTTTGTTTGTTGATAAAAAACTGGCCTTTGCGCCGGGTAGTGACTTCTACTACAGCAATTCCGGATATATGGTTTTAGGATTAATCATTGAAAAGGTGTCGGGTCAGAATTATTTTGATTTCGTAAAAGAACACATTTATCAACCTGCAAAAATGATCAATACGGATGCTTACGAATTGGATAATGCGATTCCAAATTTGGCTACCGGCTATACAATGTCATTAGAAGAACCGGGACAATGGAAAAATAATATTTTCTCAAATTTAGCCAAAGGAACACCTGCCGGTGGTGGCTATTCAACAGCTGACGATTTGTTGAATTTCGCCAATGCTTTACAAAACAATATTTTATTGAGTAAAGAGAATGTAACGCTTTGTACATCAGGTAAAGTGAAGTACAGAGAAGGAATGTATGGCTATGGATTTGAAGAAAACACAATCAACGGGCACCGCATTATTGGACATACTGGCGGACACGATGGTATTGCTTGTGAAATAATGATCTATCCGGATTTGGGCTATACTGTCGTCATTCTAACCAATGGAGAAGTCGAAAATTATTGGGAAGCGAGTAATCTGATTAAAAAACAACTAGTGGGTTCAACACCATCCATTGACAATTTTTTTTATACTAAAGATATCATTAAGACAGTATGTGACAAAGGTTATGAAGCTAGCATTAAGGAAATAGAAAAAAATTCAAAGAAATATTCATTAAGAGAAAATCTTATTGAAAGATATGGTTTTAAGCTATTGTTCGAAAAAAAGACTAATCAGGCCATAGATTTGTTTAAGTTGAATCTTCACTTTTTCCCAAACTCAACCTATGGCTATTATTATATAAGTGAGGCATATCGGGTTTCAGGTCAAAAAAAACAAGCGATTGAATATCTAAAGTTATACATTGAAAAAGAGCCAGAAGACCATGATGCTCAATTAAAATATAAACTGCTAATGAAATAA